The stretch of DNA GATTTATCAGCAAGTGCGGGCCCGGCCGCGCTATCTGGTGCAGACCATTCTCGAGCAGCGCAACGGCCTCGCCGTGACCCAAACGCCGCACCCGCCGACCGTATCAGGCAGCGGCCGGGGGAGCCGCCCGTGAGACCTCGCGCCGTCGTATTCGCTTATCACAACGTGGGCGTGCGCTGCCTGCAGGTGCTGCTGGCGCGCGGCGTCGACGTCGCCCTGGTGGTCACGCACGAAGACAACCCGAACGAACGGATCTGGTTTGACAGCGTGGCCGAAGTGGCCGCCGAACAGGGCATCCCAACGCTCACCGGCGCTCAGCAAGCCGAGTTGCACGAAGCCGTGCGCGCCGCCCAGCCCGATTTCATTTTTTCTTTTTACTACCGCCACATGCTGCCCGTCGCGCTGCTGGCGCTGGCGCCGCGCGGCGCATACAACATGCATGGCTCGCTGCTGCCGCACTATCGGGGCCGGGTGCCGACCAACTGGGCCGTGCTGCATGGCGCCAGCGAAACCGGCGCGACGCTGCATGAGATGACGGCCAAACCCGATGCGGGCGCGATCCTCGGCCAGACCAGCGTGCCGATCCTGCCTGACGACACCGCAGCCCAAGTCTTCGATAAAGTCACCGTCGCCGCCGAGCAAACGCTCTGGCGCGTGCTGCCTGCGCTGCTGGCAGGCGAAGCCCCGCATCTGCCCAACGACCTGGCTCAGGGCAGCTACTTCGGCGCTCGCACGCCCGAGGATGGCCGCATTGACTGGAACCAGAGCGCGCAGCAGGTCTATAACCTGATTCGCGCGGTTGCGCCGCCCTATCCGGGGGCGTTCACCGAGATCAATGGCACACGCCTGATCGTGGCGCGGGCACGGCTCGCGGCGCCCGGCGCGCTACCCTCTGATTTGCCCGTCGGGCTCCACGTAAGCGATAATGCCGTTTTTGCCCAATGCGGCGATGGCCGCGCGCTGCGAATCCACGCATTACAGCGAGCGTCCGGGCCGCACGAGCCTCCCCCTCTCCAGGGCGAGAGCCAAATCGACACCTTCATCGACACCTTCGTCACCCCCGCCGAACTGGCCCAGCTCCTTCACTCTTGTCGTCATTCATGAAAAAAGTCCTGATTCTGGGTGTTAATGGCTTCATCGGCCATCACCTGTCCAAACGCATCCTCGAAACGACCGACTGGGAAGTGTTCGGCATGGACATGCAAACCGACCGCCTGGGCGATCTGCTCCATCACGAGCGGATGCATTTTTTTGAAGGCGATATCACGATCAACAGGGAATGGGTCGAATATCACGTCAAAAAATGCGATGTGATCCTGCCGCTGGTTGCCATCGCCACGCCAGCCACCTATGTGCAACAGCCGCTGCGCGTGTTCGAACTCGATTTCGAAGCGAACCTGCCGATCGTGCGTTCCGCCGTCAAGTACGGCAAGCATCTGGTGTTTCCGTCGACCTCCGAGGTCTACGGCATGTGCGCCGACGAAGCCTTCGACCCCGACGCCTCCGAACTCACCTATGGCCCGATCAACAAGCCGCGCTGGATCTACGCCTGCTCCAAGCAACTGATGGACCGCGTGATCTGGGGTTACGGCATGCAGGAAGGGCTGAACTTCACGCTGTTTCGGCCATTCAACTGGATTGGCCCTGGGCTCGATTCGATCTACACCCCGAAAGAAGGCAGCTCGCGCGTGGTCACCCAGTTTCTCGGCCATATCGTGCGCGGCGAGAACATCAGCCTCGTTGACGGCGGTGCGCAAAAGCGGGCCTTCACCGATATCGACGACGGCATCAGCGCCCTGATGAAAATCATCGAAAACGCCAAGGGCGTGGCCTCGGGCAAGATCTACAACATTGGCAATCCGAAGAATAATTTCTCGGTGCGCGAACTGGCGCACAAGATGCTCGCACTGGCGGCCGAATTCCCCGAGTACGCCAGCGAAGCCAAAAAAGTGCAGTTGGTCGAGACCTCATCGGGCGCGTATTACGGCACGGGCTACCAGGACGTGCAAAACCGCGTGCCCAAAATCGACAATACGATGCAGGAACTCGGCTGGGCTCCGGCCTCGACCTTCGACGACGCGCTGCGCAAGATTTTCGAAGCGTATCGCGGCCATGTCGGCGAGGCACGTGCCCTCGTCGAACCGCACTAGGCGAGCCATCTTGCCCCGGATCGTTCTGAAGGTTGACGTCGATACGTTGCGTGGCACCCGCGAAGGCGTGCCCAATCTGGCACGCCTGTGTGAGCGTTTCGACGCACGCGCCACGTTTCTTTTTAGTCTTGGGCCCGATCACACGGGCTGGGCGATGCGCCGCGTGTTTCGGCCGGGTTTTCTGCGGAAGGTGTCGCGCACCTCGGTGGTGGAACACTACGGCATCCGCCAGCTGATGTACGGCGTCCTGTTGCCAGGCCCGGATATCGGCCGGCGCGCCGCCGCGGACATGCGCGCCATTCAGCAGGCGGGCCTTGAGTGCGGCATTCATACATGGGATCACGTCTACTGGCAGGACAACGTACGCCAACGCCCGCGTGAGTGGACCGTCGCCCAGATGCAGCGCAGCTACGAGCGGTTTTGCGACATCTTCGGCACGCCACCGCCAACGCATGGCGCGGCAGGCTGGCAAATGAACGATCACGCCTTTGAACAAATCGACGCCTGGGGCATGCGTTATGCCTCGGATGGACGCGGCCATGAGCCCTACTTTCCGGTGGTCGCGGGCCGCGCGCTCACGCATGTGCAGATCCCCACGACGCTGCCGACCCTCGATGAAGTTCTGGGCACCGACGGGATTGACACAGGCAATATCGCGGCGTGGCTGCTCAAGCACACTGAACACATCACACACGATCAGGTTTTCACGCTACATGCCGAACTCGAAGGACAAAAGCTGGCCCCCGTCTTTGAGCAACTGCTGGCTGGCTGGCGTGCACAAGGCCATACTTTTGCCACGATGGGCGACTACCATGCCACGTTAAACCGTGAGACGTTGCCCGCTTACCCCGTCGCATGGGGCGAAATTCCCGGACGCGCCGGAGAGCTGATCGTCCAGCCCGGGTAAGCGTTAAACGTCAAGTGCGCTGCCCGCCGCGCGTCATCGCCAGTTCGTCGTCTGTCAGTCCGTCTGTCAGTCCATTACAACCGGAGCCCTCCGTGTCTATTGCAGTTGACCAACCCGTCCCCGACTTCACCGCACTGGCAACCGGCGCGGATATCACGCTGTCCAGCCTGAGGGGTAAAAAGGTAGTGCTGTATTTCTATCCGAAAGACAACACCCCCGGCTGCACCACTGAAAGCTTGCAGTTCCGCGACCTGTATCCGGCGTTTCAGGCTGCGGGCGCTGAAATCATTGGTGTGTCACGCGACAGCCTGCGCTCGCACGACAATTTCAAAGCCAAACTCGAACTGCCGTTTGCCCTGATTTCCGACCCGCAAGAAACGCTGTGCATGCTGTTTGGCGTGATGAAGCTGAAAAAAATGTATGGCCGGGAAGTACGCGGCATCGAGCGCTCAACCTTCCTCATCGACGCCGCCGGTGTGCTTCGTCACGAGTGGCGCGGCGTCAAGGTGCCCGGGCATGTCGCAGATATCCTGCAAGCTGTACAAGCGTTGTGAGCCGCGCTATATTGGGCCGCAATGCATGCCTATCTATCCCCTACTTTTCATCGCCCTGCCCAGTCCCACGTTTGCATGACTGAGCGCGTACAGGACACAGCGATGACCGAAGCCGAGCCGCTTGCCCGTTATGCCTGGGCAGCGGCTTTTTTCATGGTGTCAGGACGTTCTTTTATTCGTTCTTGCGCTTTCGTCAAGGAGCCCATCGAAACACAGGCGAACTGGCATTTCTAGACCGAAGCGCGCCTTTTGGCGCAGCCTGCGTGCCGCTGCCCAGCACCGCAGGATGCGACAGACGGCGCACGATATGTGACCCGAATCTTTCGAGGGAAATCATGCCTTTGCCTACCCCCCCCAGCAAACTGGGCACGTTACTGCCCGCTGACGAATACAAGGCCAGCGCTCAACCCGCTAAAGCAGGTAAAAAAGCCGCCAGCACGGCTTCAGCATTGCAACCGGTAAGCGTTGCAGCCGAGCCCGAGACAGCCCCCGGGCGCAACCGGAAATCGCGGCAAACTGCTGCGCTTTTGCAACCGGTCCCGAGCGCGCCTGCCGCCGTACTGGCTCCGGCTCCGGCTGCACCCGCACGCGAGCCGGTAGCCGCGCGTGCGAAGAGAAAACCGGCCAACGATGCCGCCGCAGCCCTGGCTGCACCCGCCACGCCTACCCGTTCCAGCAAGCGCAACAACAACCGCGGCGAGCTCGAAATGCGCAAGCTGTTCGTGCTCGATACCAACGTGTTGATGCACGACCCAAGCTGCCTGTTCCGCTTCGAAGAGCACGACGTCTATCTGCCGATGATGACGCTCGAGGAACTCGACAACCACAAAAAGGGCATGTCGGAAGTGGCGCGCAACGCACGCCAGGTGAGCCGCACGCTCGATGCGTTAGTCGCCTACGCAGGGGAAATTTCGGCAGGCATCGCGCTCTCGCGCCTTGGCAGCCGCGAAGCATTGGGGTGCCTGTATTTCCAGACCACGCTCACGCACATCGAACCCGTGGACGGCCTGCCGCAAGGCAAGGCAGATAACCAGATCCTCGGCGTGGTGCGAGCCTTGCAGCGTGAACGGCAAGACCGCCAGGTCGTGCTGGTGTCGAAAGACATCAACATGCGCATCAAGGCGCACGCCCTTGGCCTGCCCGCGGAAGACTACTTCAACGACCAGGTGCTGGAAGACAAGGATCTGCTTTATTCCGGCATTCGCGCACTGCCCCAGGATTTCTGGAACAAGCATGGCAAGGGCATGGAAAGCTGGCAGGACACCAAAAACGGCACGACGTTTTATCGCATAACCGGGCCGTTGTGTGCGTCGATGCTGGTCAATGAGTTTGTCTATCTCGAGCCGCAAAACGGCGAACCCGCGTTCCATGCCATCGTGCGCGAACTCAACGGTAAAACCGCGTTACTGCAAACCCTGCGCGATTATGGCCATCACAAGAACAACGTCTGGGGCATCACGGCGCGCAACCGCGAGCAAAATTTCGCGCTGAACCTGCTGATGAACCCCGAGGTTGATTTCGTCACCCTGCTCGGCCAGGCCGGCACCGGCAAAACCTTGATGGCGCTGGCCGCGGGGCTAGCGCAGGTGCTCGATGACAAGCGCTACAACGAAATCATCGTGACCCGCGCAACCGTGCCCGTCGGCGAAGATATTGGCTTTTTGCCCGGCACCGAAGAAGAAAAAATGCAGCCCTGGATGGGTGCCTTCGATGACAACCTCGAAGTACTGCAAAAAACCGATGATTCCGCTGGCGAATGGGGCCGCGCGGCGACCCAGGAGCTGATCCGCTCGCGTCTGAAGGTCAAGAGCATGAGCTTTATGCGTGGCCGTACTTTCGTCGATAAATATCTGATCATCGACGAAGCGCAAAATCTGACGCCCAAGCAAATGAAAACGCTCGTCACCCGGGCAGGCCCGGGCACGAAGATCATCTGTCTTGGCAATATCGCGCAAATCGACACGCCCTACCTGACTGAAGGCAGCTCCGGCCTCACTTACGTGGTGGACCGCTTCAAAGGCTGGACGCACAGTGGTCATGTGACGCTGGCGCGTGGCGAGCGCTCACGGCTGGCCGATTACGCCTCGGAAGTGCTCTAGGCTCCAAGCTTCAGGCTCGTGGTTGATGTCCTGTCCCCGGGATATTCATCCGCCTGGTTTTAAAAATCTGAAAGCCACATCGGGCAACAAGCCCGATGTGGCTTTTTTTATGGAATGCATGGAAGCCGTTCCAAAAAAATAATCACGCGAGCAGCAGACAACTGGAAATTTTATTTCCTAAATAATTTTTTGGTAAAGCATCCGCGACCCTATACCCCTGCAAAATGCGCATCATTGGCGCCGAGGTAAAGCAGCATTATTGCCAGACGCAATGTACGACAGCATTCAGAACCGAATCACTATACTCAAATACAAGCGGTTCTATAAAAGACAGCGAACATAAATATTTTCATTCATTTCGAAGGATAAATCATGGAACGAGTCAATAAGGCATCCGAAAATAATATTGCCAGCTACAAAGCTAACGAATCCGACTCTCAATCCCCGGCAACCAAGGCACGTCCGCTTCGGGCATCGCCTGTAGTGACGTCACAGCCGGCGTCCGACAGCGGAGCTGGAATACAGAAGCACAATGCGGTTTCCGCGCGCGCCGGTACGCTTGCCAAGCCCTCATCCTCCGGCGGAGCTGGAACGCAGAAACCCAGCGCTCCTGCCACTCGCGCCGGTACATCCGCCAATCCATCGACTGACAGTAATCGTCAGGGCCGCGCGGGACAGGAGAAAGAGAAGTCAACAGCCGAACACTTGTTGAATATCGCGCAAGGTGCGGGCGGCGTGCTATCTAACTATCAATTAGGCCAAACACAGGTAGGGAATGCGATCAACGACTTCCGCTCTGGCAATCCGGTTTCAGGCTTTGGCAATGCCGTCGGTTCAGTAGGATCGCTGATGGGTTTCACGGGATCGGCATTGAACGGCATTTCAAGTATTGCCGGCCTGGCCGGAAACCAAAGTCTGTCAGACAAAGTTAAGGCCGCATCTGATGCATTTTCAGTTAAAGGCATGGAGTCCCTGTCATCCAGCTCGGCGTTAGGCTCGATTGCTAGTGCCATCAATACGTCTCGGGATCCAAACAAGACACAAGAGGACAAAAATCAAGCCACTACCCTTACGGCTGCAGAGCTTGCGAGCGCTGGCGGCCCAGTCATAACCGGCCAGGGAAACAGTGACGCCAGCAAGTTTTGGAAACAGTTCGGCAGTTCGCTGGGGAACACCGGGACGTTGGTAGGTGGCGTACAAACCATGAAGAACAGCCTGGATGCATTCAAAAGTGACATTCAGCAGGGCCACTACGGCCAAGCGCTGATCTCAGGGATTGGAGGCGTCCAAGGTGCGACTCGGGCCGGCATGGCGCTATCGTCCACGCTGGGCAGCGCGTTGACGGAAGCCGGCTACAAGACCGCCGGAGAGAACGCCACCAAGGCTGCTCCGCTACTCGGCAACCTGTTCTTCGCGCTCGGTAACCTGCAGGGTGCGATGAGCAAAACGCTCAGCAAAGACCACTAAAGCCGTTCCGCGAGGCTGCCACCAGAATGCTTGGCGGCAGCCTCGTCATTCGGGGGTCGCTTCAGATCTTGATGATTCTGGCTGATTGTTCGTCTCGTTATCTCGCCAGGATACCGACCTCACACAATGAGGTCACAAGTTGCGTGAGCTACTCCAGGGAGAAACAACACAGTACAAGCGCCCCGCATCACTCGCCGAAACAAAGCTATTTATCCATGGACTTCAAGTAAATTGTCAAGAGTTCTTGCCTACGCCATGCTGGGCGGGCTACCATCCGCCCATCAGCACTCTCTTGACGGGTTTTTCACCCGCTTGTGGTTTCATGCGCCGATTCGGATTTTCACTGCTGATTGTCCTGCTGCTTACCGCCTGCGCGGGCCCGCCGCAGAAGGTGATGCGGAGCGCTCCCTCACTCGCCCAAGCCCCAAGCGGTAGTTTTCGTCCGCCGCAGGGCTTTCCGAATTTCGTCGATCACAGCATCGGGCGTGAAGAAATATCCATTCAGGCGATGAGCCTCGTCGGCGTGCCTTACCGCTGGGGCGGCAATACGCCCGATAGCGGCTTCGATTGCAGCGGGCTGGTGCGCTATGTCGTATTACGGGCCGCCTCCGTCAGCCTGCCGCGTACCACGCTCGATATGAGCGGCCACGGTCAGACCATCGAGCCTGACGAGATTGCCCCAGGCGATCTGATTTTCTTCAATACGACCGGACGGGCACACTCTCACGTCGGGATTTATGCCGGCAAGCTGCGCTTCGTCAATGCGCCCTCGACCGGGGGCACGGTTCGCCTCGACTATCTGACCAACCCCTACTGGGCTAAACGTTTCGACGGAATTCGCCGGGTCGCCCCACCCAATACCGCGCCCACACCGTTCAATGCACCGCTGTATCAAGCATCGGCCTCAATGTCGACGCCACCGCAAGCGCTACCGGACACGCCAGCAGTTGCCGCCGTCAAGCCCACGCAGGTTGCCCTCGAAAACGTGCGCCTGACTCAAGCCGCAAATCGGCCCATCACCCAGCCTGTCACCACACCCGTGGCGACATCTTCTAGCGCGACAAGAACAGCGGACCCGTTTGAGCCGCCCCCACCCAGCCTAAGTGCGGCCCAGCGGCAAGCACTCGCTGCCGGGGCCATCACGCCCACCCCGGTTCAGGCCGAGACGGCCATCACGGCCGCGCGTGTGCCGGGTGCGGCCAGCGATGCCTTTGAACCACCCCCCACCGCCTCAATGGCATTACGCCAGGCTCAGCGGGCACAACACACTGAAGCTACGGGCGCGAACGTTCAGGTCATCCGTACCTCGACACCCGCCGTCCCCAGCGACGATCCCATTGCCCGCTTCGCCAACGGCAACTTCTAGGCTCCACCCAGCACGCCTGACTTTACCGTCCTGTAACCTGTCGCAGCACAGGCTCTGCTATGGTTCGCAGATCTATTCTTCTGTTCAACAGGCGGCCATCATGAATCTCGAACTCAACGGCAAAGTCGTGTTAATCACCGGCGGCAGCAAAGGTATTGGTCTCGCCTGCGCGCGAGCATTCGCGTTTGAAGGAGCGCGCGTGGCGATCGTCTCACGCGATGCCGCGAATCTCTCCCGGGCGCGCGAGGAACTGGCCCGCGACGGTTTGCAGGTTCATCTGGCTCGCGCCGATATGCATGACCCCCACAGCGCTGCCGACGTAGTCGAGGAAGCCAGCACCACGCTAGGCCCGATTGACATCCTGATCAATAGCGCAGGCGCCGCGCGCCGCTACGATCCGGAAGCCCTGGACGCCGCGGCCTTTAGAGCCGCCATGGACGCCAAATATTTTCCGTATATCAACCCTCAGCAAGAAGTGCTGCGGCACATGGTGCAGCGGCGCGAAAGCGCGCCCGAAGCAGCATCGGGCACGATCGTGAATATCATCGGCATGGGTGGCAAAGTGGCGAGCGACATCCATCTCGCAGGTGGCGCCGCGAACGCGGCCTTAATGCTGGCTACAGTGGGGCTCGCACACTATTACGCGCGTTACGGCATCCGCATCAATGCGATCAATCCAGGCGCGACGCGAACGGAACGGTTAGAGGAAACCCTGGCGCTGGAAGCTGGCCGGCAAGGCCTGACACGCGATGAAGTTTTAGCGCAAGACGAAGCACGTGTGCCGCTTGGACGCTATGCCACACCGGAAGAAGTCGCTAACGTCGCACTCTTTCTGGCAAGCCGCCGGGCGAGTTACGTGACAGGCGCGATCATTCCGATGGATGGCGCAAGCACGCCGATGATCTGATGAACTAAAAAGAACAGGCTGCCAAATCGTGGCAATCCTGGCTCCAGGTAGAGGGCCGGGCTCCAGGTAGAGGGTCTTGAGCCCTCCACCCGATAGCCTTAGAACAGATGGCGCCCCACCCACCATCCCGCAGCGGCAAGCATCGCCGAAGCGGGAATCGTCAAGATCCAGGCCCAGATGATATTGCCCGCCACGCCCCAGCGCACCGCGCTCAGCTTGCGCGTTGCACCGACGCCGACAATGGCACCTGTAATGGTATGCGTGGTTGAAACCGGAATACCCAGCCATGAAGCAATAAAAAGCGTAATGGCACCCCCCGATTCGGCACAAAAGCCACCGACAGGTTTGAGCTTGGTAATTTTCTGTCCCATCGTGCGCACGATGCGCCAGCCGCCAAACAGCGTGCCCAGCCCCATCGACAGATAACACCCGGCGATCACCCACACGGGCGGCTCGGCGGCGGTGGCCGAAGCGTATCCGGAGGCAATCAGCAGCATCCAGATAATACCGATGGTTTTTTGCGCATCGTTACCGCCGTGCCCAAGGCTATACAGCCCCGCCGATACCAGTTGCAGATGACGGAAACGCCGGTCGACCTTGCTCGCGGGCGTGCGAAAGTAAATCCACGAAACCGCCAGCATGAAGCACGAGCCCAGCACGAAACCCAGCAGCGGCGAAATGAAAATAAAGGCGACTGTTTTAAGCAAGCCATCAAAATTCAGCGCCCACCAGCCCGATTTGGCCAGCGCCGCGCCCACGAGGCCGCCGATCAGCGCATGCGACGAACTCGATGGAATGCCGTAATACCAGGTGACGATATTCCAGCCAATGGCCCCCACCAGCGCGCCGAAGATCACGTAGTGATCGACGATATCGGGATCAATCGTGCCTTTGCCGACCGTTTGCGCCACCTTCAGGTGAAACACGAAATACGCAATGACGTTGAATGCAGCGGCAAATGCCACGGCTTGATGGGGCTTGAGCACGCCCGTCGAAACGACTGTGGCAATGGAGTTCGCGGCATCATGAAACCCATTCATGAAGTCGAAAATCAGTGCGACAGTAACAAGGGCGGCAACCACCCAGATGGCAATTTGTATCGAATGCATCGTCCCGTCCGCTTAAGCGTTTTCCAGCACAATGCCTTCGATGATGTTGGCAACATCCTCGCATTTATCGGTAATCGATTCGAGCAACTCGTAAATGGCCTTGAGCTTGATCAGCGTCTTGACGTTGTCTTCTTCACGGAACAGTTTGGAGATTGCCGAACGCAGCACCCGGTCGGCTTCCGACTCAAGGCGATCAATTTCTTCGCAGGCTTTCAGGATCTGACTGGCCTGCTTCAGGTCGGACAGCATGCCGACTGCCGACTGGACGTGTTCCGCAGTTTCCGTACAGATATGCGCCAGCTGGCTCGCCTCTGAAGTCACTGCCTGAACGTCATAAAGCGAAATAGCCGTGGCGACATCCTCCATCAGGTCGAGGATGTCGTCCATCGTGGTAATCAGTTTATGGATTTCGTCGCGGTCTAGCGGAGTGATGAACGTCTTGTGCAGCAGGTCGATGGTTTCGTGCGTGAGCTTGTCCGCTGCTTTTTCGGCAGCCTGCACGTTTTGCTTATGAATCTCTGCGTCCGCCAGATTGTCGATCAGCAGCTCTAGTTCATGGCTGGCGGAAACAATGCATTTAGCATGCGCGTTGAAGATTTCAAAGAACTTGCCCTCGGTGGGCATGAATCGACCGAACATTGGAATCCCGGGAAATGGTCACAGATGGCAGGCAGAAAACTGCGGTATTGTACCGTCGCCTTATACGTCGTGACACGTGAAAAGGGCCATGACGTTGTCTACACAGCACGGCATGGCCGATTATTCACTGCGAAAGTTTTGCGTACCGGCAAAATTATCGAACTTTGTATATTGCCCATGAAACGTGAGGCGAATCGGACCAATTGGGCCATTACGCTGCTTGCCGATAATAATTTCAGCGGTGCCTTTATCCGGGCTGTCAGGATTGTAGACTTCGTCGCGGTAGATGAACAGGATGACGTCCGCGTCCTGCTCAATCGCACCGGATTCACGCAAATCCGACATCACGGGCCGCTTGTTGGGACGCTGCTCCAGCCCACGGTTCAACTGCGAAAGCGCAATCACAGGCACGTCGAGTTCTTTGGCCAGGCTCTTGAGTGAGCGTGAGATTTCTGAAATTTCAGTCGCACGGTTTTCGCCCGTGGACGAGCCGCTCATCAACTGCAAATAGTCGATGATGATCAAGCCCAGCTTGCCGCACTGGCGCGACAACCGCCGTGCGCGCGAGCGCAGTTCCATGGGGTTCAGCCCCCCCGTTTCATCAATAAATATCTGTGCCTCGCTCATTTTCTGCACGGCGTGCGTCAGCTTGGGCCAGTCTTCGTCGGTCAGGCGTCCGGTACGCATCCGGTGCTGGTCGAGCCGCCCGACCGAACCCAGCATCCGCATCGTCAACTGTGTGCCCGGCATCTCCATCGAAAACACCGCAACCGGCAAACCATATTCCACGGCCACATACTCACCGACGTTCATCGAGAACGCCGTCTTGCCCATGGAGGGCCGCCCCGCGACGATAATCAGCTCGCCGCCATGCATACCCGACGTCATCCGGTCGAGATCGATAAAGCCGGTGGGCGTGCCCGTCACATCGCTCGGGTTCGCGGTGTGGTAAAGCGTGTCGATGCGCTCGACCACTTGCGTGAGCAGCGGGCCGATCTCAAGGAACCCCTGCGTCCCGCGTGCACCATCCTCGGCGATCGAAAACACTTTCGATTCGGCCTCGTCCAGCAACTGGCGGACTTCCTTGCCTTGCGGATTAAACGCGTCGGCGGAAATTTCGTCGGCGACCGTCACCAGACGGCGCAGCACCGCGCGATCGCGCACGATTTCGGCATACCGGCGGATATTGGCCGCGCTTGGCGTGTTTTGCGCCAGCGCATTCAGATAGGCGAGCCCGCCGACTTCGTCAGCCTTGCCCGACGTCCCGAGCGCTTCATAGACTGTCACGACGTCAGCCGGACGCGTCGCCGCGATCAGCTTGCCAATGTGCTGAAAGATCAGGCGATGGTCATAGCGGTAAAAATCGCTTTGCGACAAAAAATCCGCAATGCGGTCCCAGGCGCCGTTATCGAGCAGCAAGCCACCCAATACCGATTGTTCGGCTTCGATCGAATGCGGCGGGACTTTCAGTGATTCGAGCTGAGGATCGTTCAACGGTGCGTTCATGGGGAGGGATTATCGGGCAAATGGCCACGCCGGGAAACAGGCTATCCAAGAAAAAAGGCAGGGACCGGTTACCCGGCCCCTGCCCCTTGCCAGACAACGCCTGGGCTTATGACGCAATGCAATACCTGATTAGACGTGCTCGCCCAGTACCGATACCGTCACGTCGACGAGAACATCCGTGTGCAGCGAAACTTGCACCGGATGATCGCCGACCATCTTCAGCGGACCATGGGCCAAACGCACTTGCGCCTTTTCGAGCTGGAAGCCCTGCTTGGCAAGCGCGGCCGCGATATCCGCATTTGTCACGGAACCAAACAAACGGCCATCGACACCCGCTTTCTGACCGATCTGAAGCATCAGGCCAGCCAGCTTTTCGCCTTGTGCCTGAGCCGCAGCCAGCTTTTCAGCGGCGATTTTTTCGAGTTCCGCACGACGCACTTCGAATTCAGCGATAGCGTCTTTCGTTGCACGGCGGGCGAACTTGTTCGGAATCAGGAAGTTACGTGCGTAACCGTCCTTGACTTTGACGATGTCACCAAGATTGCCCAGGTTGACGACTTTTTCCAGAAGAATGATTTGCATTCGGATGCTCCTTTAGCGTCGTCGGGTTAGGCCTTGTGCTGGTCGGTATACGGCACCAGCGCGAGAAAACGGGC from Paraburkholderia hayleyella encodes:
- a CDS encoding formyltransferase yields the protein MRPRAVVFAYHNVGVRCLQVLLARGVDVALVVTHEDNPNERIWFDSVAEVAAEQGIPTLTGAQQAELHEAVRAAQPDFIFSFYYRHMLPVALLALAPRGAYNMHGSLLPHYRGRVPTNWAVLHGASETGATLHEMTAKPDAGAILGQTSVPILPDDTAAQVFDKVTVAAEQTLWRVLPALLAGEAPHLPNDLAQGSYFGARTPEDGRIDWNQSAQQVYNLIRAVAPPYPGAFTEINGTRLIVARARLAAPGALPSDLPVGLHVSDNAVFAQCGDGRALRIHALQRASGPHEPPPLQGESQIDTFIDTFVTPAELAQLLHSCRHS
- a CDS encoding bifunctional UDP-4-keto-pentose/UDP-xylose synthase, which gives rise to MKKVLILGVNGFIGHHLSKRILETTDWEVFGMDMQTDRLGDLLHHERMHFFEGDITINREWVEYHVKKCDVILPLVAIATPATYVQQPLRVFELDFEANLPIVRSAVKYGKHLVFPSTSEVYGMCADEAFDPDASELTYGPINKPRWIYACSKQLMDRVIWGYGMQEGLNFTLFRPFNWIGPGLDSIYTPKEGSSRVVTQFLGHIVRGENISLVDGGAQKRAFTDIDDGISALMKIIENAKGVASGKIYNIGNPKNNFSVRELAHKMLALAAEFPEYASEAKKVQLVETSSGAYYGTGYQDVQNRVPKIDNTMQELGWAPASTFDDALRKIFEAYRGHVGEARALVEPH
- a CDS encoding polysaccharide deacetylase family protein, encoding MPRIVLKVDVDTLRGTREGVPNLARLCERFDARATFLFSLGPDHTGWAMRRVFRPGFLRKVSRTSVVEHYGIRQLMYGVLLPGPDIGRRAAADMRAIQQAGLECGIHTWDHVYWQDNVRQRPREWTVAQMQRSYERFCDIFGTPPPTHGAAGWQMNDHAFEQIDAWGMRYASDGRGHEPYFPVVAGRALTHVQIPTTLPTLDEVLGTDGIDTGNIAAWLLKHTEHITHDQVFTLHAELEGQKLAPVFEQLLAGWRAQGHTFATMGDYHATLNRETLPAYPVAWGEIPGRAGELIVQPG
- a CDS encoding peroxiredoxin — protein: MSIAVDQPVPDFTALATGADITLSSLRGKKVVLYFYPKDNTPGCTTESLQFRDLYPAFQAAGAEIIGVSRDSLRSHDNFKAKLELPFALISDPQETLCMLFGVMKLKKMYGREVRGIERSTFLIDAAGVLRHEWRGVKVPGHVADILQAVQAL
- a CDS encoding PhoH family protein, with amino-acid sequence MPLPTPPSKLGTLLPADEYKASAQPAKAGKKAASTASALQPVSVAAEPETAPGRNRKSRQTAALLQPVPSAPAAVLAPAPAAPAREPVAARAKRKPANDAAAALAAPATPTRSSKRNNNRGELEMRKLFVLDTNVLMHDPSCLFRFEEHDVYLPMMTLEELDNHKKGMSEVARNARQVSRTLDALVAYAGEISAGIALSRLGSREALGCLYFQTTLTHIEPVDGLPQGKADNQILGVVRALQRERQDRQVVLVSKDINMRIKAHALGLPAEDYFNDQVLEDKDLLYSGIRALPQDFWNKHGKGMESWQDTKNGTTFYRITGPLCASMLVNEFVYLEPQNGEPAFHAIVRELNGKTALLQTLRDYGHHKNNVWGITARNREQNFALNLLMNPEVDFVTLLGQAGTGKTLMALAAGLAQVLDDKRYNEIIVTRATVPVGEDIGFLPGTEEEKMQPWMGAFDDNLEVLQKTDDSAGEWGRAATQELIRSRLKVKSMSFMRGRTFVDKYLIIDEAQNLTPKQMKTLVTRAGPGTKIICLGNIAQIDTPYLTEGSSGLTYVVDRFKGWTHSGHVTLARGERSRLADYASEVL
- a CDS encoding C40 family peptidase — its product is MRRFGFSLLIVLLLTACAGPPQKVMRSAPSLAQAPSGSFRPPQGFPNFVDHSIGREEISIQAMSLVGVPYRWGGNTPDSGFDCSGLVRYVVLRAASVSLPRTTLDMSGHGQTIEPDEIAPGDLIFFNTTGRAHSHVGIYAGKLRFVNAPSTGGTVRLDYLTNPYWAKRFDGIRRVAPPNTAPTPFNAPLYQASASMSTPPQALPDTPAVAAVKPTQVALENVRLTQAANRPITQPVTTPVATSSSATRTADPFEPPPPSLSAAQRQALAAGAITPTPVQAETAITAARVPGAASDAFEPPPTASMALRQAQRAQHTEATGANVQVIRTSTPAVPSDDPIARFANGNF
- a CDS encoding SDR family oxidoreductase, which gives rise to MNLELNGKVVLITGGSKGIGLACARAFAFEGARVAIVSRDAANLSRAREELARDGLQVHLARADMHDPHSAADVVEEASTTLGPIDILINSAGAARRYDPEALDAAAFRAAMDAKYFPYINPQQEVLRHMVQRRESAPEAASGTIVNIIGMGGKVASDIHLAGGAANAALMLATVGLAHYYARYGIRINAINPGATRTERLEETLALEAGRQGLTRDEVLAQDEARVPLGRYATPEEVANVALFLASRRASYVTGAIIPMDGASTPMI